Proteins encoded within one genomic window of Episyrphus balteatus chromosome 1, idEpiBalt1.1, whole genome shotgun sequence:
- the LOC129906205 gene encoding probable cytochrome P450 4aa1 — MIIEKVIDRASTSELWSFASILLLGITVYTFWGYLKSVLLSLKLSGPPTVPFLGNCLLIKERDLLSNRASKAYDLYGSLVRIWILLFPFFVVLQPDDLQTILSSKKHTNKVFLYRLMHNFLGNGLITSSGEKWSTHRRLIQPTFHLTILEKFIGTFADASQALFDNLDPLEKEINIAKFVNNCVVDILNEAVLGVPVKKDKDSVNMEESPFRQGKICVPQRFIQPWLLLDSIYHMTKLASEEMDQKNRLNDFTRKMIKTRRHIMENGPPSDRKCLLDFLIEISDNNKDFTEEDIVNEACTFMLAGQDSVGAATAFSLFLLAQNPNAQKKCTDEIDAIFGDDNRPPSMTDLREMRYLEMCIKESLRLYPSVPLIARKIGEEVQLSKHKLPAGSNVFICPYATHRIKHIYPDPEKFDPERFTPENCEKRHPYAYIPFSAGPRYCIGNRFALMEMKTVISRLLRSYELLPVPGKTQIEARFRITLRASGGLWIRLKQRREMAELRVSN; from the exons ATGATTATTGAAAAAGTG ATCGACAGAGCATCAACTTCGGAATTATGGAGTTTTGCTAGTATTTTACTCCTTGGAATAACAGTTTACACATTTTGGGGTTATTTGAAGTCGGTGCTGCTATCATTGAAATTATCAGGGCCACCGACAGTGCCATTTTTGGGCAATTGCCTGCTGATCAAAGAGAGAGATt TACTCTCAAACAGAGCTTCAAAAGCATACGATTTATATGGATCACTCGTCCGAATATGGATATTATTGTTTCCATTTTTTGTCGTACTTCAACCAGATGATCTTCAAACTATACTCTCATcgaaaaaacacacaaacaagGTGTTTTTATATCGTTTGATGCATAATTTTTTGGGAAATGGTCTTATTACAAGCAGTGGAGAAAAATGGAGTACACATCGGAGACTTATTCAGCCGACTTTTCATTTGACAATTTTGGAGAAATTTATTGGGACATTTGCAGATGCATCGCAAGCTTTGTTTGATAACTTGGATCCATTGGAGAAAGAGATTAATATTGCTAAATTTGTTAATAATTGTGTTGTTGATATTTTAAATG aGGCTGTTCTTGGTGTTCCAGTTAAGAAAGACAAAGATAGTGTCAACATGGAAGAGTCACCATTTAGACA aggCAAAATTTGCGTCCCACAACGCTTTATTCAGCCATGGTTACTACTTGATAGTATTTACCACATGACCAAACTAGCTTCCGAAGAGATGGACCAAAAAAATCGTCTTAACGATTTTACTcgaaaaatgattaaaactCGCAGACATATTATGGAAAATGGACCACCAAGTGATCGGAAATGTCTGTTGGATTTCCTAATTGAAATCTCAGATAACAACAAAGACTTTACCGAAGAGGATATTGTAAATGAAGCTTGTACCTTTATGTTAGCCGGTCAAGACTCAGTTGGTGCAGCAACAGCTTTCAGTCTTTTTCTTCTAGCTCAAAATCCAAATGCACAAAAGAAGTGTACCGATGAAATTGATGCCATCTTTGGGGATGATAACAGACCTCCTTCAATGACAGATTTGAGAGAAATGCGATACTTGGAAATGTGCATTAAAGAATCCTTACGTCTGTATCCTAGTGTGCCATTGATTGCCCGAAAAATTGGTGAAGAAGTTCAACTTAGCAAGCATAAATTGCCTGCAGGTAGCAATGTTTTCATCTGTCCATATGCTACGCATAGGATAAAACACATCTATCCAGATCCAGAGAAATTCGATCCGGAACGTTTTACGCCGGAAAATTGTGAGAAAAGACATCCCTACGCATATATTCCCTTCAGTGCAGGACCTCGATATTGTATTGGCAATCGATTTGCACTCATGGAAATGAAGACTGTTATATCACGACTTTTAAGAAGCTATGAATTACTTCCGGTGCCGGGAAAGACACAAATCGAAGCTCGATTCCGAATAACTTTAAGAGCTTCTGGTGGTTTATGGATCCGACTGAAACAGAGACGAGAAATGGCGGAGCTTCGAGTGTCAAATTAA